The DNA segment tctccATATAAAATGAACTCTTCGGAAATTAGTAATCTAGATGAAGTATCAAATGAATCACAAAAAGATGATTCGAtatctttaaattattataatgaattagaTGAATTAGAAAAGTTAGAACTAAAAGAAGCAccaaggaaaaaaaaaaaagataaaggCGGTGGCAATAATGTAAACCATAATGCATCATcagttaataaaatatatgatgagCTAAGTAAGTTAAGCACAatggaatataataattatatggaAGAAGAAAGGGAAGAGgcagaaaaaagaaaaaaggaAAGAATACATTCAAAAGGTGTACAAGGTagtaaaaagaaaaaaggaaaaaacaTCCAGAATAAGGCTTTAAGTTTTAATAACAAAGACAATATAGATAGTTCCAAACTGAAAGGCAAAAAAATGTCTAcgaataattttaaaaagaagAAGACATATATTGTTAGtaatgttaaaaataaaagggatttatatgaaaaatcGATGGTATCAAccaaaaataaattagaagATACAGAAATTGGAGAATATGCATCTTTAATAGCTCCAAAGGATGAAGATAATGATCTAGATCATTCCAAAGATAATGATAGTGATAAAAATAAGGAAAATActgataatgatgatgacGAAGGTAATAAAACTGCTGatattaatgataatgaGGACGAAGATGTAAAAAATGCCGATTTGAGAAGTAATAAAAGTTCATTTACccaaaatatatcaaaacaTAGTTCATCTCTTTATTTATGTCCACCTAAAGGACGAATTAACAATGAAAAACGCACTTCTATAATATcaaatttaaaaagaaaaattggtgaagatttaaaaaaaaaaaaaaaaattatggatCGAAATATTGAACTTAATAATCAAATCAAATTCATTATGAAACTTATGCAAAAAGTTGGATTGTCTACCATTCTAACTGGTGTCGTTCCTCCAGGAAGAAATATCGAAAACGTTTTAAAATTGCaagaaaatttaaaagatgatttaaaaatacaTGACAATAAAAAGTCATTGGAAATATTAAATGAAAAGGTTATTAATAGTGGTACCTATGGgaatgtaatatataatacccCATCTTCTCAAAAAAAGAGTGATGGTAAAAAAGATGTAGATTATGATGATGATGACGAGGCATCATTGTTAAATGgttattttgattttaacaataataatgaaataaaatacaatgaaaatatatctcACGTATTTATAAACGaaatgtttttttcatttttactCCGAATACAACAAAAACAACAAGCAAAAggaaacaataataatgacgaagataatgaaaatggCGAATCGTTAAACAATATGGAAGAAAcgttaaaaaaagaagaaaaaccTTTTGATTTATCTAAAAAGGCATTAGAAGATATATTAGGAAGTGCAATATCGAATAAAATAGCTGAAAAAGAAGGTAACAGTATggaattttcaaaaattataaaagatgaaaaaaataaaaatacaattgATTCGATTTTAAGCATGCTTACACCATGggaacaaaaaatattagcattattatatgaacagaaaaaaatgagagaacaagttcaaaaaattaaagagaAATTTTCCCaacgaattaaaaatattaatatatttattaaaaaaatattaattgaTAAAATTGAAGTTGAAAAACACTTCAATCGAATAGTAAAGGTAACGGAACAATATAAAGAAGATATGCTGAAAACATCTGATGTAGAttcaaattttaaatttgcTGGCTTGATGAAAAAATTAGAGGAGCTGTCTATATCTCTCTCAGAAAAAACCAGAGATTTCAATGTATTAGCAGAATTTCATTTAAACTtaagaaaagaaaatgaaaaaaaggaTACCTTAATTAAAGAAttagaagaagaaaataagTTATTTTATCTTGTTCctaaatataatgaattgtTGAATGAGTTAAATTGTCACGATGGAAATTCAATCGCAGCAAAGGAATTGAAAAAGGAGTTTCTATTAATGTATGGACGATTGATGATTACTAAAAAAAAGCTACAAGAAAAAGAAGTTatagaaaatgatataagaaatttaaataaacatatatatacagaaCTAATTGAATCTATatctattataaaaaatttagaatctcaaaataaatttttagaatacaaattaaatttagaaaataaaaaaaaagttgaaaaggttaaaaagttattaaatgaaaaagaaaaactaAATAAAGTAATTAGCGAAATGGAAAGAATGTTGGAAGATGCAAATATAGATACTAGTACtctaaaaaatgaaattctCACAAATTTTAACAATACATACACATCCATAAATAACATAGACAGTGAAGAAGAAAAGCCTCCAAAAGAATTagatacaaataaaaaagaaaataaagtcaaaaaaactaaaaaaaaaaaaaaaaaaaaacaaacaataCAAAATGAATCTAAAGAAGATGATAGTTATCAAAATATACTAGAATACACACCAAAAAGACAAACctcaaaaaattatattaatcgTGGTTATTCTGGAGAAAAGATTACGAAGAATGCTACAAAACGAGTAAACACAGGCTtagaaacaaaaaaagggattggaaaaaagaaaaaaaatgaggaaaaaaatattttgaaaaatgcATATGGTTCTAATTCCCTAAATGATGTTTtatcagaaaaaaaattgaataaaaaaaaaaaaaatctaaaaaaaaatatggacgtagacaacaataatatagaaaatccGGTtaggaaaatgaaaaaaggtGATTACAATAATAGCATTGAtgatatacaaattttacaAGAATTGAAACCAAGTAATAGTATTGGAAAGAAGAGCAAAAGAAAAATAGTAaaggaaaagaaaaaaaacaaaaaaaaacaccaAAAAGAGGAGAGAGCAAGTATTGATTTGGATGGCATCAACATGTCGAATGAACTTAAATCCAGtaacaatattattataaaaaagaaaaaaaacaaaaaaaaacaccaAAAAGAGGAGAGAGAAAGTATTGATTTGGATGGCATCAACATGTCGAATGAACTTAAATCCAGtaacaatattattataaaaaagaaaaaaaacaaaaaaaaaaaaacagaaaaagaaaacatactaaaatatataaataatgtcGACCAAGCTATTCCTAAGAGTGCCTTAACTGAagaaaacaaatttaatactTTCAAAAGTGGTATTTCTATAGCGAATATCGAAACTAATAAAATGCGTGATATACTAAACAAGGAgcttgaaaaaaaaagaataaaaacaaagtaaaataatttaaataatctttgtctttttttgtttattattataatattatatttgctTATCACTACCactgttatttttattttttataatgataacttcataattattttattgccttttttttgtttaataatAAAGCTGTGTTTTTgtctttaaaatatttaactatttaaaataaatagctATATACGTGCGTAAAATATCATTATGAATtcgaatattttaaaaagacattacttttattttctctttttttttacctttttttttttaaaacaattaaaaatattgggAATAGAGCtataaatatggaaaattgtgaaaaataataaatattaatgtaTCAGCTGGTATAtagttattaaaataaatatgagcTAGCTATACTTTATGGctgtattaataaaaagcTAGCTGGCTAGCTAAAAATATGAcaactatatatatacatacataggaaaaataattatatattttttacgaaatatatattttttttaatgtatttttaattatttttgcgtctttttttatatattttttaccttttcattttttcacgtttttttttctaaatttgtTTCTATAGAAATTGTATCGTTTTTTTCAATTGTCTTTTTTATTAcgttaaaaatatgtttttttttaatagtgAAAAACCCAAAGTTATAATCGAAACACCAACACCACCAATAGTGCAAGATAATATCCCTGTATTTCTGTCTCCTCCATTAGAAAACAAAATGTATAGTAGCAGTTATTCGTATAGTAATCCCCTTACTGGTACATATAGTACAACTcaacaaaatgaatataaatataatgttacAAAATACACAACAAAACCCCATGATAATAGTCAAAAtgttgaatatataaaaacatttgAAAGACCCGTTGAGTTATATTATGAAACAATTCCATTAAAAAccaatacaaataatatatttgaaataAACCCATCTAAAGAAGAATCAAATAAGATTACATATAATCCTAGAATAGAAGTATATTCAACATCCGATTTTGTAATTATCATGATGAATATTCCAGGTGTTTCaaaagaaaatttaaatgTTGAATTAGAAAAGGGattgttaaaaatatgtggaaacaaatataaaccaAAAATCGaagaattagaaaaaaataatgaatatcatACTAAAATTATTGAAAGAGTTAAcgaatattatttttgtaaaattttcCAAATGCCACCTGCTTTTTCCGAGGGTCAAAGTATATCATGTACATTAAAAGATGGAGAACTTGTGCTTAAAATTTTAGCAAGTGAATTAAAAACTCAGAAAAAAGTTATTCAAGTGACCTCATAAAATGGTGTTTCTTGAAGAATAGTTAACACCCAGATTTTTTTCATGTCATAGTGTAtacattatcattattttttttttatatattacacTTTGACATATCtgtatatttatcattttttgtatgtGTGCTTATTATAGAAACATCATATGATATAAAGGGAATATGTATACcttaaatgtaaaaatataccaaaaaactatttatttttgtttaaaaatGTTCGTATTTTAAAGCAttgaaaaacaaaataaaagaaaatatgaaataaaaaaaaacaaaaaaagaaactagataaatttaataagataaaaatatatataattccaCGGATTATAAAAGCATATATGTTTATTGTAAGTTATGAACAAATGTATGGTCACACtacaatatttataaaaatgggaATTTATGAATTAAAGACACTGATAATGTTATTTGTtagtgtatttttatttgaaggTAACAGATTTTTTTCtttgaatatttttgatttcacaaaattcattaatatttttttttaaaatattaaatttgtttttaattaatttttgtttttcatagcattttttaatatcttcGATTAAATCTGAATTTTTTTGAAGTATAGATTTTCCAACATTTTGTAAATGACTATGTGATTTTAAAAAgtgtataattttatatgataaaatttcAGTTATACGTCTTTGGATTTTTTTAAacttattttcataataattatttaatcccaaaaaaaaataataatgtttgataatattttgtaCAAAAGATATTTGTTGATTTTCGTCATTTTGGTTAATTggatttttcaaaataaggTGGATGTCATATTTCTTGAGATAATAATCCTTAACATgaatataatcattttttattttgattagtttttttattaacatagcACATTCTAATTCAtcacttttttttacatccatattttttataaaatgttttaaactggttataaaaaattcagGATTTATAGCTTCAAAATTTTgagaaatattattactgttatttatttttgacaTAATAtctttgtatattttattattattattatcatttttattattatctttagTTTGATCAgttaaaatatttgtattatgtagtaataaaaatgcattttttaaaaaggcGATAATTGGattattatcataaaggTTATTTGAAGATTTTGAATAAGTTACATTATGTGTCGTAATTTCCATAAAATTTGTAACATTTATAGGTATATTCTtagaataaattattttatttttataattataatttctaTCATATTTCAATCCTAACATTGGTTCAAAATTCATGTTCAGGAAATTAGAATACTTGATTAGTGTTCCTTGACAAATTTTATTCATCAAACTATTTTTTGTAGTGTTACTCATTTTAGACACCGATTTTTCATTGAtgatattttgtattttcggataattttcatcttcattttcattgTTAATTATGGAATTATTTGTGTGTGCTTTATCATGTATGAACTTTTTTCCAagatagaaaataaaatttttttttataagttCATTCATATAATCATTGCATcgagaatatatataaaatgataatatatttttatacataattatatCTACTGAATTATCATCAATAACTTTagtattaattatataatttataaaatttgtattattttcattttgacctaatatacaaaaaggtttataatttttttttttttttactagaTATGTTGTTGTACTATTGTCTTTATTTTGTAATTGTAAATGatctttatataaattaaatttaaaacaatcataaattaaaaaaatatttttatatattgggcaagtaaaaaaatttatatttttattcataaataatttattttttctttgagattccaaatttatataatgtgtaaatataaaatatacttcatttaatttattattcgAAATATCATTATCATCTATTTGTATAACTACTggatgtaaaatatattgaatattatataaaatatttgattGGAATGTATCAAAATTTTCaactttattaatatcttgataactttttaataatatttgttcttttttatttttaaataatttaataaaattatcataacaTAATTGTTTAGTGTGATCTAGTAATAAATAGTTATAATAATCgaattcataaaaatttattttagatttaaaaatatttgttttcatatataaacaatttgTACATATCTCATATATTAGTCTAGCagataatatatgttttacactaattaaataaactataacatatacaaattttagccacaataaatttataattattactttattattattgaagcatattaaattattgtCATTAAGAACAATACATTTTACATTTAACATTCCAGTATAATAggaatcaaaaaataaaacatttaaaatataatattcaaATTGTAATTCTTTATCTATTTTGTCttgatatatttcatttatttcttcataacatgaaaaaaataattcatcatcttttttgttttttatattttctttatatttttctgtGAGagtatgaatttttttttttttttttttatttgaagattcaattattttatcattttttagtTTATCTACATTTTCAATAGCAAACTTGTCTATCTCATTTTGACTATCTGAAGTTGAATTTTCTTCATTACAATATtggatataatttttttttttttttttttcttcttcttcttcttcttcatttttatgaGTTATCAAATCTTTtactatataattatttttcattttttgtctataattatcatatttttctttatttattaaattagtaAAAGCAgatatatccattttttctaaatgagcattttctttattattaaatatgttaaaaaaaaaaggttcattttttttttttaaaaatgaaaatgttacatgtttttttgttttattccCCTTGTCataatacaaattattatttttgtcatTTAAAGAAATACAAGGAGTTATAAAATAgttcaataaaaaaaaggataTATACCCCAATTTACTACAAACACATATAATAACTAAgctattataatatattaagtTTATGCATTTATATTCTGATGGTTTTAAACAATTTATAACATAAGGAATATATTccatttctttttcttcacCTATGTTTGTATTATCTTTAGGTTCTTTTCCCGGCATAGAATATGTGCCACTTTTACCATTTCTGCTACCATTTCTGCCAAATTTAATGCACACGTATTTTTCTTCATATTTACATATAGAacaattttcaaaaaaattgtaatatgttaaaaattcttgattatatgaaatattttctctattttttatttcatttttcattCTTATCTGatttaattcatataataatggaTAACtgatataacatttttttgtaaaaattggAGAATAAATTAAAACTATTCCAACTTTTAAAAGGACAAATATACATGTCTCTATCCATAAtacattttcatttatagaACCAAAACAAAAATCAACTGCTaaattttgatatttatatttattatatagatatcttttttgtttatttatctcattttttttatttctaattcttaaaatatttttttgttttttttctttaccATTTTCATATTCCCAAACAGTATTACCTTCTGTTGACGTTACTCCTAAATCATCACCATAATAATTAACTATCGAATCAAAACCcgaattcatattttttttataatttttacacGAATCATAACTTTTTTCACTATAATTAGATACACatccatatttatattcttcATTTTTGTTTCGCGGTTCttcatttttgtttttcggttcttttttatttaaaaatgcaCTTTTTTCATCGGATTCATCAAAATTGTTGTAATCCTTATGATTAATAAAATCGTTTGCTTCTCTTTTTTCTATAGGAGATGATTtcaaattttcataatttttattcatatttattgaattttttttttttaaattgtctatatcatcattattattttgaattttatgTAAgagtatatttatatcaggtaaaactatttttatttcttcttttatgtttttattttttatgttaatCAATCTAATTATGCCTCTATAATTACATGTAAAAAGCTTATATggtataattttttcataagttaaaagtgttattatattttttgatttattaaACCATTCTcctttaattatttttctttttttagatattttaaaatgtttGTTATTTAGAATCAATTCTGCTTtgacaaaattattttttatatatttattt comes from the Plasmodium yoelii strain 17X genome assembly, chromosome: 6 genome and includes:
- a CDS encoding kinesin-7, putative; this translates as MYLNKNEDNNTANMDELHVESSSKEEAIRVCTRIRPLFEKEVNSGHLKAWKMNDTDMQLVVEPLSLSEMLNARIPKKGNKVEVKKTVEKTEGQKAVLQRHYAFDRCFDDHVGNEEVYRHLARDIILDTFKGINGCILAYGQTGSGKTHSIMGVPADPGMLPRSLAEFFNGIENPSSLNEENASNNTDDESNNNTKEFLMSVTYLEVYMERVNDLLQEGYRGGAVENLDVKEDPKRGFVVIGIQEETVTSIDEVMLLVAKAEQRRHISQTNFNETSSRSHTIFTVILESNQVLSNGTSINKRGELKIVDLAGNERAGRAAEGIENAKTLIEEGKSINKSLFVLSEVISKLSKRAQAIAMGDEKKIKKIQEDLVFIPWRDSKLTRILSKSLGGNCRASVIVAVHPSHFYLDTSFSTLRFALKCKTIKKKIEVNYLSAEQSVIMQQKELIAKLQNQLKHLSTNKNTDINSHVGDKDYISNRDPENDEKILALKNELEEKVKKFQNFILKSELHVNSNNYRRLRSIDDDNNNEKLLKYSMTISTNIKNEYNWLRSFDTHEYDFKSDGIEKYENKNAKEKFNISKVMEYLKNKSPYKMNSSEISNLDEVSNESQKDDSISLNYYNELDELEKLELKEAPRKKKKDKGGGNNVNHNASSVNKIYDELSKLSTMEYNNYMEEEREEAEKRKKERIHSKGVQGSKKKKGKNIQNKALSFNNKDNIDSSKLKGKKMSTNNFKKKKTYIVSNVKNKRDLYEKSMVSTKNKLEDTEIGEYASLIAPKDEDNDLDHSKDNDSDKNKENTDNDDDEGNKTADINDNEDEDVKNADLRSNKSSFTQNISKHSSSLYLCPPKGRINNEKRTSIISNLKRKIGEDLKKKKKIMDRNIELNNQIKFIMKLMQKVGLSTILTGVVPPGRNIENVLKLQENLKDDLKIHDNKKSLEILNEKVINSGTYGNVIYNTPSSQKKSDGKKDVDYDDDDEASLLNGYFDFNNNNEIKYNENISHVFINEMFFSFLLRIQQKQQAKGNNNNDEDNENGESLNNMEETLKKEEKPFDLSKKALEDILGSAISNKIAEKEGNSMEFSKIIKDEKNKNTIDSILSMLTPWEQKILALLYEQKKMREQVQKIKEKFSQRIKNINIFIKKILIDKIEVEKHFNRIVKVTEQYKEDMLKTSDVDSNFKFAGLMKKLEELSISLSEKTRDFNVLAEFHLNLRKENEKKDTLIKELEEENKLFYLVPKYNELLNELNCHDGNSIAAKELKKEFLLMYGRLMITKKKLQEKEVIENDIRNLNKHIYTELIESISIIKNLESQNKFLEYKLNLENKKKVEKVKKLLNEKEKLNKVISEMERMLEDANIDTSTLKNEILTNFNNTYTSINNIDSEEEKPPKELDTNKKENKVKKTKKKKKKKQTIQNESKEDDSYQNILEYTPKRQTSKNYINRGYSGEKITKNATKRVNTGLETKKGIGKKKKNEEKNILKNAYGSNSLNDVLSEKKLNKKKKNLKKNMDVDNNNIENPVRKMKKGDYNNSIDDIQILQELKPSNSIGKKSKRKIVKEKKKNKKKHQKEERASIDLDGINMSNELKSSNNIIIKKKKNKKKHQKEERESIDLDGINMSNELKSSNNIIIKKKKNKKKKTEKENILKYINNVDQAIPKSALTEENKFNTFKSGISIANIETNKMRDILNKELEKKRIKTK
- a CDS encoding HSP20-like chaperone, putative; translation: MFFFNSEKPKVIIETPTPPIVQDNIPVFLSPPLENKMYSSSYSYSNPLTGTYSTTQQNEYKYNVTKYTTKPHDNSQNVEYIKTFERPVELYYETIPLKTNTNNIFEINPSKEESNKITYNPRIEVYSTSDFVIIMMNIPGVSKENLNVELEKGLLKICGNKYKPKIEELEKNNEYHTKIIERVNEYYFCKIFQMPPAFSEGQSISCTLKDGELVLKILASELKTQKKVIQVTS